The Henckelia pumila isolate YLH828 chromosome 2, ASM3356847v2, whole genome shotgun sequence genome includes a window with the following:
- the LOC140880103 gene encoding rho GTPase-activating protein 7-like has product MSASVAAFERPRIGNLNTVFKSGHLLISSRGLGWKSWKKRWFILTRTSLVFFKNDPSALPQRGGEVNLTLGGIDLNNSGSVVVREDKKLLTVLFPDGRDGRAFTLKAETSEDLYDWKTALEHALAQAPSAALVMGHNGIFRSDANDTIEGSFHQWRDKRPVKSLVVGRPILLALEDIDGGPSFLEKALRFLEKHGIKVEGILRQSADVEEVDRRVQEYEQGKTEFGDNEDPHVIGDCVKHVLRELPSSPVPAACCTALLEAYKTDSKEARVNAMRSAVQETFPEPNRRLLQRILKMMHSISSHASENRMTPSAVAACMAPLLLRPLLAGECELEDDYDINGDNSSQLLAAANAANNAQAIITTLLEEFDNIFDDDNLHRCSISADSQTDNSGSEDTSDDDNPDIKVNGYHDAENEVDPETDYDRDRRLSGKLSESSGSAASDLYDCKVSGNDDSENGSPTHNHTSRRKPTPALDTRTLNDSNRSVNEPLEEQKKACENMTDASLEIIRNESQRSMGEILSSMDSELHQSIPVPELLDEKPTPRLTALNFNTKKSTFWGRKNARKTPSTESIDSSGEEELAIQRLEIAKNDLRQRIAKEARGNAILQASLERRKQALHERRLALEQDVARLQEQLQAERDLRAALEVGLSMSSGQFSGSRSMDSKTRAELEEIALAEADVARLKQKVAELHHQLNQQRQHHYGTLSDTSDRYQRATNTSSQQKYFQQDFDSTLAVCNHERKQRTEEFLGTDLRNIKGQIMTSGSSRQPSRKQIMEATSLSDSKSTEASTSLSMDDLCAVDSASLPSTSKAAEALDYSRHPPAASSTLVELTTRLDFFKERRSQLMEQLHNLDLNYGSVPQDFVYKPSSPRWN; this is encoded by the exons ATGTCTGCTTCTGTTGCCGCATTTGAGCGACCTCGTATTGGGAACTTGAATACG GTATTCAAGAGCGGGCATCTGCTCATATCTTCAAGAG GTTTGGGGTGGAAGTCTTGGAAGAAGAGATGGTTTATTCTCACACGCACCTCTTTGGTTTTCTTCAAGAATGACCCT AGCGCACTTCCACAGCGTGGTGGTGAAGTGAATTTGACTTTGGGCGGCATCGATTTAAATAATTCAGGAAG TGTTGTTGTTAGAGAAGACAAGAAACTCCTTACTGTTTTGTTTCCTGATGGGCGTGATGGACGAGCATTTACTCTCAAG GCCGAGACATCGGAGGACTTGTATGATTGGAAGACTGCACTTGAACATGCTCTTGCGCAAGCACCAAGTGCCGCCCTTGTGATGGGACACAATGGAATATTTAGAAGTGACGCTAATGATACGATTGAGGGTTCTTTCCACCAAT GGAGAGACAAGCGTCCAGTTAAGTCTTTGGTGGTTGGACGCCCAATTTTGCTTGCATTAGAAGATATTGATGGTGGCCCATCATTTCTTGAAAAAGCTCTCCGGTTTCTTGAGAAGCATG GAATTAAGGTGGAAGGAATTTTGCGCCAGTCTGCAGATGTTGAGGAAGTGGATCGAAGAGTTCAAGAATACGAGCAAG GCAAGACTGAATTTGGTGATAATGAGGATCCTCATGTCATTGGTGACTGTGTCAAG CATGTTCTGAGAGAGCTACCTTCGTCCCCTGTTCCTGCCGCCTGTTGTACTGCTCTGTTGGAAGCCTACA AAACGGACTCAAAGGAAGCTCGGGTGAATGCAATGCGCTCTGCTGTGCAGGAAACATTTCCTGAACCCAATAGACGCCTCTTACAGAG GATTCTTAAGATGATGCATAGTATTTCCTCTCATGCCTCTGAGAATCGGATGACTCCGTCGGCAGTTGCTGCTTGTATGGCTCCATTGCTCTTGCGCCCTCTTTTAGCCGGTGAATGTGAATTAGAGGATGATTATGATATCAATGGAGATAATTCTTCTCAGCTACTTGCTGCTGCCAATGCTGCTAATAATGCACAAGCGATTATTACAACACTCCTGGAGGAGTTTGACAATATATTTGAT GATGATAATCTGCACAGATGCTCTATATCTGCTGATTCTCAAACTGATAATAGTGGAAGTGAAGACACAAGTGATGATGACAACcctgacataaaagtaaatggtTACCATGATGCTGAAAATGAAGTTGATCCTGAAACAGACTATGATCGTGATCGTAGACTGAGTGGGAAATTAAGTGAAAGCAGTGGTTCTGCTGCTAGCGATCTTTATGACTGCAAG GTCAGCGGAAATGATGATTCAGAAAATGGATCTCCCACGCACAATCATACCTCTAGAAGAAAACCTACTCCAGCATTGGACACTAGAACACTCAATGATTCTAATCGTTCAGTTAATGAGCCACTAGAAGAACAAAAGAAAGCATGTGAAAACATGACAGATGCTTCTCTAGAAATAATTCGTAATGAGTCTCAGCGATCTATGGGAGAAATTTTGTCATCTATGGATTCAGAGCTTCATCAATCAATTCCTGTACCGGAACTGTTGGACGAAAAGCCAACACCCAGACTGACTGCTTTGAATTTCAATACCAAGAAATCGACCTTTTGGGGACGAAAAAAT GCAAGAAAAACTCCTTCAACAGAGTCAATCGATTCATCCGGGGAGGAAGA GCTTGCCATCCAGAGACTGGAGATTGCAAAGAATGATTTACGTCAGAGGATTGCAAAAGAG GCAAGAGGAAATGCCATTTTGCAAGCCAGCCTGGAACGAAGGAAGCAAGCGTTGCATGAACGTCGCCTGGCTCTTGAACAAGAT GTGGCAAGACTGCAAGAACAGCTTCAAGCTGAGAGAGATTTACGAGCTGCTTTGGAAGTTGGTTTGAGCATGTCTTCTGGGCAGTTTTCTGGATCTCGCAGCATGGATTCTAAG ACAAGGGCTGAGCTTGAGGAGATTGCTCTTGCTGAGGCAGATGTGGCCAGATTGAAGCAGAAAGTTGCTGAACTCCACCATCAGTTAAATCAGCAACGCCAGCATCACTATGGCACTCTTTCTGACACAAGTGATCGCTATCAACGTGCAACCAATACGAGTTCACAGCA GAAATATTTCCAGCAAGATTTTGATTCAACACTTGCTGTTTGTAACCATGAAAGAAAACAAAGAACTGAG GAATTTTTAGGGACTGACCTGAGAAATATCAAGGGCCAAATCATGACATCCGGCAGTAGTAGGCAGCCTTCTCGGAAGCAGATCATGGAAGCAACGAGCTTGAGTGACTCTAAAAGTACCGAGGCATCCACAAGTTTATccatggatgatctttgtgCCGTTGATTCTGCATCTTTACCATCTACTTCTAAAGCCGCCGAG GCTTTGGATTATTCTAGACATCCACCGGCAGCTTCATCGACTTTGGTTGAATTGACAACGCGCCTCGACTTTTTCAAGGAAAGGAGGTCTCAGTTGATGGAGCAACTGCACAATCTGGATTTGAACTATGGATCCGTACCTCAAGATTTCGTGTATAAACCATCGTCTCCTCGATGGAACTAG
- the LOC140882679 gene encoding protein LATERAL ROOT PRIMORDIUM 1 — protein MWSSTRHINCGLPPEFFFVAPASSFQHHHADAAAAATTINFDPHPFNASSAIGVGVGVIPLLTATPCLAQQNIGGGGSTTDDEVFNMARSRSGGGGMQLWQHQQSQNSSAYSSKKPMVLDHTSLLQTGAGGSTAAACGIGGASSSLGATTCQDCGNQAKKDCIHRRCRTCCKSRGYDCVTHVRSTWVSASRRRERQIARENVPAAGSSQSTSGNKKPRLGGGTSQTTTTTASHTSTSNTTPPRSFDTTSSHQDASIRDSLPGQVRAPAVFKCVRVTALDDGEDEYAYQAVVKIGGHVFKGFLYDQGIEGRDASFPNISELHLGGGGGGGGGGRGGVSSTAADLHPTDILAASGGGFLGGTSYGNSMN, from the exons ATGTGGTCTTCCACCAGGCACATAAACTGCGGCCTTCCGCCGGAGTTTTTCTTCGTTGCTCCGGCTTCTTCTTTCCAGCATCACCACGCAGATGCCGCCGCCGCAGCCACTACGATTAACTTCGACCCTCATCCATTCAATGCCTCCAGTGCTATCGGAGTTGGCGTAGGCGTGATCCCCCTCCTCACCGCCACCCCATGTCTAGCTCAGCAAAACATCGGCGGCGGCGGTTCGACGACGGATGACGAAGTGTTCAACATGGCTCGCAGCCGTAGCGGCGGCGGAGGGATGCAGCTGTggcaacaccagcagagccagaacTCCTCCGCGTACAGCTCTAAAAAACCCATGGTTCTGGACCACACGAGCCTGCTCCAAACCGGAGCCGGCGGAAGCACCGCCGCCGCTTGTGGGATCGGAGGGGCGTCGTCTTCTTTAGGAGCCACCACTTGCCAAGACTGCGGAAACCAAGCCAAGAAAGACTGTATCCACAGGAGATGTAGAACTTGCTGCAAAAGTAGAGGATATGATTGCGTCACGCACGTAAGAAGCACTTGGGTCTCCGCCTCCCGCCGCCGCGAGCGGCAGATCGCTAGAGAAAATGTCCCCGCAGCTGGATCTTCTCAATCTACTTCCGGGAACAAGAAACCTAGACTAGGCGGCGGCACTTCTcaaaccaccaccaccaccgctTCCCATACTTCAACCTCTAACACCACTCCGCCAAGAAGCTTCGACACCACTTCCAGCCACCAAG ATGCATCCATTAGAGATTCATTGCCTGGGCAAGTTCGGGCACCCGCAGTTTTCAAGTGCGTAAGAGTAACAGCACTGGATGATGGGGAAGACGAGTATGCATACCAAGCCGTTGTGAAAATAGGAGGCCATGTTTTCAAAGGCTTCCTATACGACCAAGGGATAGAAGGAAGAGATGCTTCATTTCCCAACATATCTGAATTACATCTAGGCGGTGGCGGTGGCGGTGGCGGAGGCGGAAGAGGCGGCGTTTCCTCTACCGCGGCGGATCTTCATCCAACCGACATTCTTGCGGCCTCCGGAGGTGGTTTTCTTGGAGGAACTAGTTATGGTAATTCAATGAACTAA
- the LOC140883346 gene encoding uncharacterized protein — protein sequence MSAAVEIFDHQFVDGLQDLAIHNQKGSCTEADIDRVVCETNSMDSCYHHGDCAICLNKIVLEETALVKGCEHAYCVTCILRWASYKNEPTCPQCKIPFEFLNIHRTLDGSINDFMFEESVCLLLRASWFNPLVVVEREEVYDEIEDYYYEDEEEDLDDVYLSSSSSLRIGNRRWGDNGFVRSGRQEARPVHHPNIDIAGAGSSRQPKKKEKKETASKEIVGRRAKRALKREAADKAAAEKHQQHLLRLGRKQI from the exons ATGTCGGCGGCTGTTGAAATCTTCGATCACCAATTCGTTGACGGTCTTCAAGATCTCGCGATCCATAACCAg AAGGGAAGTTGTACAGAAGCAGATATTGATCGAGTAGTGTGTGAAACTAACAGTATGGATAGCTGTTATCATCATGGGGATTGTGCAATATGTTTGAACAAGATTGTGCTTGAAGAGACAGCTCTTGTAAAAGGTTGCGAGCATGCCTACTG CGTGACTTGCATCTTGCGATGGGCCTCTTATAAAAATGAACCGACATGCCCTCAGTGTAAAATTCCATTCGAGTTCCTCAATATTCATCGCACACTTGATGGAAG CATCAATGATTTCATGTTTGAGGAGAGTGTATGCCTTCTTCTTAGAGCTTCATGGTTCAACCCGTTGGTTGTGGTGGAACGGGAGGAGGTATATGATGAAATAGAAGATTATTACTACGAGGATGAGGAAGAAGATTTAGATGACGTTTACTTAAGTAGTTCCTCCAGTCTCCGTATTGGCAACCGGAGATGGGGAGACAATGGATTTGTTAGGTCAGGGAGGCAAGAAGCAAGACCTGTTCATCACCCAAACATTGATATTGCAGGTGCTGGTTCATCCCGTCAGCCTAAGAAGAAAGAGAAGAAAGAGACAGCCTCCAAAGAAATAGTTGGGCGACGTGCGAAGCGGGCATTAAAGCGTGAAGCTGCCGACAAGGCCGCCGCCGAAAAGCACCAGCAGCATTTGTTGAGGTTGGGCCGCAAGCAGATCTGA
- the LOC140879392 gene encoding uncharacterized protein translates to MNLQLQQYIPWNRSQPNRDISSPLSSSGIILEEPKQNATVGGKFWQWPLLSLVPWVIRTRDKFQLPTTVNRKLKKHSRPLGNAESAAQYSTIRFKPYVSKVPWHTGPRGFLSQLFPRYGHYCGPNWSSGKDRGSLIWDKRPIDWLDFCCYCHDIGYDTYDQAELLKADLAFLECLEKRHMSTKGDPQIAQIYKFMCISGLRNILIPYRQNLLNLQSGKFFFPSDWLRNMKWKAPTFAKT, encoded by the exons atgaatcttcaactgcaaCAATATATTCCTTGGAATAGATCCCAACCAAACAGGGACATATCATCCCCTCTTTCGTCTAGTGGCATCATTTTGGAAGAACCTAAGCAGAACGCTACTGTTGGTGGCAAATTCTGGCAATGGCCTCTCCTTTCACTCGTTCCGTGGGTTATCAGAACCAGAGACAAATTTCAATTGCCCACCACTGTCAATAGGAAGTTAAAGAAGCATTCACGTCCGCTTGGGAATGCGGAATCTGCTGCTCAGTACTCAACAATACGGTTTAAACCATATGTTTCAAAAGTTCCATGGCATACAGGTCCAAGAGGTTTTCTGTCCCAATTGTTCCCACGATATGGACATTATTGTGGTCCTAACTGGTCGAGTGGGAAAGATAGAGGCTCTCTTATCTGGGACAAACGTCCAATTGATTGGTTGGATTTCTGTTGCTACTGCCATGATATCGGATATGATACCTATGATCAAGCCGAACTTTTGAAGGCAGATCTAGCATTCTTGGAGTGCCTAGAGAAACGTCACATGAGTACAAAAGGCGACCCTCAAATTGCTCAGATCTACAAGTTTATGTGCATTTCAG GTCTCAGGAATATTCTGATACCTTACAGGCAGAACCTTCTGAACTTGCAGTCAggaaaatttttctttccatccGATTGGTTGAGAAATATGAAATGGAAAGCACCAACTTTTGCAAAGACATAG
- the LOC140879391 gene encoding hydroxyproline O-arabinosyltransferase RDN2-like, producing MSARKNVGRASPILLILLGFGSFFATYNLLTLVMHKKVTNSTEKWNDPVISRPDETKFEKGAKFHVALTATDAPYSKWQCRIMYYWYKKMKDLPGSDMGGFTRVLHSGKPDNLMDEIPTVIVDPLPEGLDRGYIVLNRPWAFVQWLEKANIEEEYILMAEPDHVFVNPLPNLSHGDHPAAFPFFYIKPTDHEKIVRKYFPEEKGPVTNIDPIGNSPVIIKKSTLEKIAPTWMNVSLQMKDDPETDKAFGWVLEMYGYAVASALHGVRHILRKDFMLQPPWDLEVGNKFIIHYTYGCDYNMKGELTYGKIGEWRFDKRSHLRGPPPKNISLPPPGVPESVVRLVKAVNEASANIPNWDTENSS from the exons ATGTCTGCGAGGAAGAACGTGGGGCGTGCATCACCcattctgttgatattgttgggtTTTGGTTCTTTCTTTGCTACATATAACTTGTTGACTTTGGTGATGCATAAGAAGGTTACAAATAGTACAGAGAAGTGGAATGATCCTGTGATTAGTAGGCCTGACGAGACAAAGTTTGAAAAAGGTGCAAAATTTCATGTAGCATTGACAGCCACTGATGCACCGTATAGCAAGTGGCAGTGTCGAATTATGTATTACTGGtacaaaaagatgaaagatTTGCCTGGATCAGATATGGGAGGATTTACTCGGGTTTTGCATTCAGGAAAGCCTGATAATTTGATGGATGAAATCCCCACTGTTATTGTAGACCCTCTACCAGAAGGGCTTGATCGG GGTTACATTGTTTTAAATAGACCCTGGGCCTTTGTACAGTGGCTGGAGAAAGCCAATATTGAGGAAGA ATACATTCTAATGGCAGAACCTGATCATGTTTTTGTTAATCCATTGCCAAATTTGTCTCATGGAGATCACCCGGCCGCTTTCCCTTTTTTCTACATAAAACCAACTGATCATGAGAAAATTGTGAGAAAATATTTTCCGGAAGAGAAAGGTCCTGTGACAAATATTGATCCAATAGGAAACTCTCCCGTGATTATTAAGAAG TCCACTCTGGAGAAAATTGCTCCTACATGGATGAATGTGTCTTTGCAGATGAAAGATGATCCAGAGACTGATAAGGCTTTTGGATGGGTACTAGAAAT GTATGGGTATGCGGTTGCATCTGCTTTGCATGGCGTGCGGCATATTCTTCGGAAAGATTTTATGTTACAG CCTCCATGGGACCTGGAAGTCGGCAACAAGTTCATTATACATTATACGTATGGGTGCGATTACAACATGAAG GGAGAATTAACTTATGGGAAGATCGGCGAATGGAGATTTGACAAGCGATCACACCTTCGTGGTCCTCCACCCAAAAACATCTCATTACCCCCTCCTGGTGTTCCTGAAAGTGTG GTGAGGCTTGTGAAAGCTGTGAATGAGGCATCTGCAAATATACCTAACTGGGACACGGAAAATTCAAGCTGA